The Bartonella australis AUST/NH1 genome contains the following window.
AGTCCTCTGTAAGAAAAAATCGCAAAATAGTTTCACCAAATAATCTAGGCGTTACCTACAGTTTCAAACAGAGCATATTGTAATGCTTTACGAGCGCTTTCGCCGGCCCAAGCAACCATTTGAAAAGCAGCATAATGGCTTTCGCAAACTTTTAGTGCGTGTATTAGCAGTGTCTCAACCTGTATGTGGGATGGATGCGCACCACCAGCAAGAAGAAGGCCTTGCCGATAAATGACCGAATTATCCCCCCGCCAATAATCAAAATGTCCCAACAATAATTTCTCATTAATTGCCAACAATAAACGATTCACTTCCATTGCCCGAGCATTTTCAATAGACAGATCAAATGCACAGGCTAAATGAAGAGCTTCTTGTTCTTCAATCCATGAAAAAGCAAGGCGATAATTAGCTCGTTTCCCTTCTACGCAAACGCTAATTTCATCTTTTACATTCCGCTCAAAAGACCAATCGTATTTATAGGCAATCTGTTCAATAAAATCGACCGGATGCTCTTCTCTTTTTATAGTGCTAAAGGCAAGCCTCATTATTATCCCTCGACGATGGTAAGAACACTATCAATACAGCATTAAAATTTATAACCGCAGGAGAACTTTTGCTACGATTAAAATCTTTACACCAAGCAAATACGCATAAAAAACACCGACGACACGCGATACAAAAAACTAAAATATTCTCTACGGTAATGCGCCTGATAAAGACAAAACGAATCACCGATCTTTTTCAGTCTATTGATACAATTTCATAGTGCTAGCCCCCTGATTCAAAAAAAATATTTTTTTGTAAAAAATAAATCAGCACTCTGCCCTAACAGACTCAGGATTAAGCATTTTTCGGCCTCGCGCACGATACCGAAAAATTGGGGATTATTTTTTTGAAGTTACAATCTCTTGCGCTGACTCTTGCACCGAAACCGTTTTAATTTTTTTACGGCTCTGTTCTTCTAAAGTGTCAACACGTTTTTTCAAATCAGCGTTTTCAGCACGTGCTTTAAGAACCATTTCCTTGACCACTTCCAATTCTTCGCGTGAAACGAGATCGAGGTTATTAGCTATCTTCTCCACCTGCAAACGGAAAGCCGTCTCGGCCTCGCGCTGCACGCCTTGCGCGATACCAGCTGCATTCACTACTAATTTTGCTAATCCATCAAAAATACGGTTTGGCTCGTCACTCATGAGGCTTTCCTTTAACTTCAGTCACAAACGCACTCCGGCGCATTCTATATGACACCTAGATACCGTACTCATCTTTTTGATCACCATCAACAGCGATAATCCGCCTTTCTCTAGCTTGACCATTATATATCCATCTGGCATGTTCTAAAGATCATATAATTTTACAAATGTAAAGCGTCCACTTATGAATGATTCCCCTTTTTGTCCCACCATTTCTTTCCCTACTTTCCTAGATCCTGTAATTGTGCGTTT
Protein-coding sequences here:
- a CDS encoding YbjN domain-containing protein, whose amino-acid sequence is MRLAFSTIKREEHPVDFIEQIAYKYDWSFERNVKDEISVCVEGKRANYRLAFSWIEEQEALHLACAFDLSIENARAMEVNRLLLAINEKLLLGHFDYWRGDNSVIYRQGLLLAGGAHPSHIQVETLLIHALKVCESHYAAFQMVAWAGESARKALQYALFETVGNA
- a CDS encoding accessory factor UbiK family protein, whose protein sequence is MSDEPNRIFDGLAKLVVNAAGIAQGVQREAETAFRLQVEKIANNLDLVSREELEVVKEMVLKARAENADLKKRVDTLEEQSRKKIKTVSVQESAQEIVTSKK